A genomic window from Chaetodon trifascialis isolate fChaTrf1 chromosome 22, fChaTrf1.hap1, whole genome shotgun sequence includes:
- the ube2h gene encoding ubiquitin-conjugating enzyme E2 H, with the protein MSSPSPGKRRMDTDVVKLIESKHEVTILSGLNEFVVKFFGPQGTPYEGGVWKVRVDLPDKYPFKSPSIGFMNKIFHPNIDEASGTVCLDVINQTWTALYDLTNIFESFLPQLLAYPNPIDPLNGDAAAMYLHRPEEYKQKIKEYIQKYATEEALKEQEEGAGDSSSESSMSDFSEDEAQDMEL; encoded by the exons ATGTCGTCTCCAAGTCCGGGTAAAAGGCGAATGGATACCGATGTGGTGAAACT CATTGAGAGTAAGCATGAAGTCACCATCCTCAGTGGACTCAATGAATTTGTAGTGAAGTTTTTCGGACCACAAGGAA CACCGTATGAGGGAGGCGTGTGGAAGGTGCGAGTAGATCTTCCTGACAAATACCCTTTCAAATCACCGTCAATAG GATTCATGAACAAGATTTTTCATCCCAACATTGACGAAGC GTCAGGGACGGTGTGCTTAGATGTCATCAACCAGACATGGACAGCCCTTTATG ATCTGACCAACATCTTTGAGTCGTTCCTGCCCCAGCTGCTGGCGTACCCAAACCCCATCGACCCCCTGAATGGAGATGCAGCTGCCATGTACCTTCACCGGCCAGAGGAGTACAAGCAGAAAATCAAAG AGTACATCCAGAAATATGCAACAGAGGAGGCTCtgaaggagcaggaagaggggGCAGGCGACTCTTCATCTGAAAGCTCCATGTCTGATTTCTCAGAAGACGAGGCCCAGGACATGGAGTTGTAG